The nucleotide sequence CATGGCCGGTCCGCATAGCCACTCATCCCGACGAGATCGAGCAGACGGTCGGCCTCAGTACGCTCAAATCCAGCGGTCGAGCGCCACATATTAAAAAGCTCGGAATTGTATGACACGAGGGGGACCTGCACGTTTTCACGCACAGTCATGGTGGGAAACGTCGCCGTAATCTGGAAGGTGCGCCCGACACCGAGCCGCCAGATGGTACGTGGTTTCTTGCCAACCGTGTCCTGGCCAAGCAGATGGATCTTGCCGCTGTCCGGCATGTTCTGGCCGTTGAGCATGTCGAAACACGTGCTCTTGCCAGCGCCGTTCGGACCGATCAGCGCCAGAATTTCGCCCGCCATTAGCGAGAACGACACGCCGCGCACGGCGTGAACGCCACCGTAGGATTTGGTCAGGCCTTCGACTGCAAGCAGTGTGGGTGCGACACTCATTCGGCGGTCTCGATCCGTGATGCCACAATGGCAGATTTCGACGATTGCGACTGACGCCGTGCGCGAATGGTTTCGATCATACCGACAATGCCCTTCGGGAAGGCAACCACGATCAGCACGATAATCGCGCCAAGCACCAGTTTGGACAAATCCGTCTGGCTCACCAGCCAGATGTTGAGGGCCTTGAAGACGATCGCGCCGACCACCGCGCCTGATACCGTCTCGACGCCGCCGAGCAGCACCATCACCAGCGCATCCACCGAAAGCGAGATGCCCAGACTGTCGGGGAAAACGCTGCCCTTGAGATACGCGAACAACGCACCGGCTACACCCGCGACGGTGCCTGCGATCACGAACGCGGTCCATTGAATGCGTTTGCCGTCGATACCGATCGCTTCGCTCCGCAGGATGGAATCCCGTGTCGCGCGCAAAGCGTAACCGAACGGCGAGAACACGATGATGCGAAGCACCACAACTGCCAGCGTCGCGATGCCCAGCGACAGCCAGTAGAAACTGGCAGGCCCTGCTGCCCACGCCGCGGGCCAGACTCCCAATATTCCATTATCACCGCCGGTCACGCTCACCCACTGGAACGCAATCGACCAGACGATTTGTGCAAAGGCCAGCGTCAGCATCGCAAAATAGACGCCTGACAGTTGAACCGCGAAAAATCCGAAAATCGCCGCACCGAACAGCCCAAAAAGCGGCCCGAGCAGCAGACACGCAATCATCGGCAGGCCCGCGGCCTTGGCGAAGAATGCGACGCCATAGGCCCCAAGGCCGAAGTAGGCCGCATGGCCAAACGACGCGAGGCCGCCGACCGACATCAGGAAATGCAGACTGGCCGCGAAGACCACAAAGATCGCGATCTCCGCGCCGACGTTGAGTGCGTAGTTGCCGCCAAACAGCGGCAACGCTGCTGCCACAATCAACACAGCCAGCGTCGCAAAACGTTCGTTCATCGTGAGAGGCCGCCACGGACGAACCGTAAGTCCTGGCGTCTTGCGCGCCGGCGCTTCCGGCTTCCCGAACAGACCCCACGGACGAACGATGAGGACCGCAGCCATGACAAGAAAGACGAGAATGATCGATATCTTTGGGAATATCAGGATTCCGAACGCATTGAGTTCGGAGACCAGAACGGCTGCAACGAACGCACCAATGATGCTGCCGAGGCCGCCGATCACGACCACCACGAAAACATCAACGATGATGCGCAGATCCATCGCATGATGAACAGCGTCACGCGGGATTTGCAACGCGCCACCGAGTGCGGCCAGAAACACACCAAGCGCGAACACGCTGGTGAAAAGCCACTTCTGGTTGACACCGAGCGCGGCCACCATGTCGCGATCCTGCGTCGCCGCGCGAACCAGAACGCCCCAGCGCGTGCGCCGGAACAACAGCCACAAGGCGCCCAGCACCACGGGACTGAGCACAATCAGAAACAGGTCATAGGTTGGAATGTTCTGGCCGAAGAAGTCCACCGCACCGCGAAATCCGGGCGCACGCCGGCCCACCAGATCGTCCGGCCCCCAGATCAGGACTACGATATCCTGAACCATCAGGGTCAGGCCGAAGGTGGCGAGAAGCTGGAACAGTTCCGGCGACTTATAAATCCGCCGCAGCAGCACCATTTCGACCAGCACGCCCAGAACCGCAACGACAAGCGCCGCAACGACAATGCCGCCCCAGAATCCCAGCGCGCCGGACAGCCGCTCAGTCAGGGTGAACGCAACATAGGCGCCCAGCATATAGAACGCGCCATGCGCGAAATTCACGATCCGCGTCACGCCGAAGATAATCGACAGGCCCGATGCCACGAGGAACAGCGACGCCGCGCTCGCAAGACCGGTCAGGAACTGAACAAAGTAGAAGCTCATATGCGATCCAGGGCTGGAAAATGCCGCGGGCGCATCGCGCGCCCGCGGTCGTCAACATCAATCCTTCGGGCGCAGCTTCTCGACCTCCGCATCGCTCGGCAGGAAGTCCTCGCCCTTGCGATACACGGAGTCGACCATTACGCCCTTGCCGTCCTTCAGCGCTGTCTTGCCGACATAGGCACCGAGCGTCGATTGATGATCATTCTTGCGGAAGGTGATCTGACCGAACGGCGACGACATCGACAGGCCTTCCGCCGCCGCGATCATCTTTTCCGGATCAGTCGAATTGGCCTTGGTGAGAATCGCCGCTGCGGCCTTGATCGTCTGATAACCGACGATGGAGCCCAGCCGCGGATAGTCGTTGAACTTGCCCTGATAGGCTTTCAGGAACGCATCATGTTCGGGCGTCTTGATGCTGTACCAGGGATAACCGGTGACGATCCAGCCTGAGGGAGTTTCTTCCTTCAGCGGATCCAGATATTCCGGCTCGCCGGTGAGGAAGCTGACCACCGAACGATCCTTAAACAGACCGCGGGTGTTGCCCTCGCGAACGAACTTCACGAGATCCGCACCAAAGGTCACGTTGAGAATGGCCTCCGGATTTGCGTTCGCCAGCGCCTGCACGATCGGGCCTGCATCGATCTTGCCCTGCGGCGGCCACTGCTCGTCAACCCACTGGATGTCGGGCCGCTTCTCCGACAGCAGCTTCTTGAAAATGCCAACTGCGGACTGGCCGTACTCGTAGTTCGGCGCGATGGTTGCCCAGCGCTTTGCTGGCAGCTTGGCGGCTTCATCGACCAGCATCGCCGCCTGCATGTAGTTCGATGGCCGCAGGCGGAACGTATAACGATTGCCCTTTGACCAGGTGATCGCGTCGGTCAAAGGCTCGGCAGCCAGGAAGAACACCTTCTTCTGCTTGGCAAAGTCGCTCACCGCGAGCCCGATGTTGGACAGGAACGTGCCGGTCAGCATGACCACGTTCTCGTTCGAGACCAGTTCGTTCGCGGCGGTCTGCGCGTCAGCGGGTTTACCGCTATCGTCCTTGGACACGACAACCAGCTTCTTGCCGTTGATTCCGCCTGCCGCGTTGACCTCCTCGACCGCGAGTTGCCAGCCTTTGCGATAAGGCTCGGTGAACGCCGGCAATAGCGAATAGCTGTTGATCTCGCCAATCTTGATTTCGCCGCTCTGCGCCATGGCGGATGTCGCCATGCTGCCGAACACCACGCAGAGACTTGTGCCTAACAGGCCTTTCAAAAGAAATTTGCGTCGTTGCATCCCAGACCTCCAATGTTGGCGAAGCGTCTGCTTCGCCGTGACATCCGTCCATCCCTTCTCTCACTCGGGGATGGTCCGGCAATTCCTCTCGCACGTTCAGGAATCAGACAGCTACCGAAGGCCATCCTCACCCTTGATTTCTTCAATCGTCAGGCCGCCGACACGCGGCAGCGGACGCCCGCTATCGGTCACGGCAACCGCAACCATGATTTCGTTGGCGCGCGGCGCATCGTTGATCTGCACTTCCATGCCGTCGAAATGACTGCGCACGAACGCCGCGTCCTTGTGACCCAGCGGAATATCAAGCACTGTTCCCAAACCTCCACGCTTCTTGGATGACGGTATCAGCGCAGCACCCTTGCCCAGCACCTTGCGCACCGGCGCGCCCATTTTGGGATGCAAGATTGCTGCCGCATGCTCGAGTTCGCCATTCTCGCCGACCGCCGCCGCCTTGCCGTAGCTTTGCGCCTTGCTGCCTTCGATGCCCAGTGCCGCGACCGCCCGGGCGGCAAGCAATTCGCCCAGTTCCTCGCCAATGGCGATGAGGGGCGCGAGATCATCGACAAATTTTCCGGAAAATGGATTATCGATCACCGCGATCGCCGCCGCGCGGCGGGTCGGCGGCGAGACATTCCGGCCACCCTCCATCAAAGTCTCCTCGACGACGATAACGATCTTGCGAATGACGGCACTCATCGCAGTCCATCCTCCCCCTTGATCTCGCTGGCCTTGAGACCACCGACCCGGGCATGAATCCGCGAACCGGTGGTCATCACAAGCGCCAAGAGCAATTCATCAGCGCGCGGGGCATCGGAGATGCCGACTTCCATGGCATCAAAATGGGATCGCACATAAGACGCGTTGATGTGTGTCACCGGCACGTCAAGCCGGGCACCCGGCCCCCCGACCTTCTTGGCAGACGGCACGATAGCCTTCGCCTCGCCGAGAATTTCCCGCATCGCGTAGCCACCGGGCACATGCCACAACGCGCCGTGTTCCAGTTCACCGGCGGAGCCGATGATCGCTCCCTTGCCATATCCCTGAATGACGGCAGGATCGCCACCGAGCGCCTTCAACAATGCGCCCGCCATCGCGATTCCAAGCGGCGTGAGATCGTCCATGAAGCCGGCGATATCTTCGACATAACGCCCGGCAAACGGATTACGGATCACGCATAGGATCGCGCCGCGGCGTAACGGTCGCACCGCCGGCTTTCCACCCTCATGGAAAATCTCTTCAATCAGCGTGACGCGTTTGCGGATCGCAATCTCAGACATACATCAAACTTTCGGTTCGGACCGTCGAGCGCTGTAACGGCGCAACACCATCGGCGATCCTCAGAGCGACAACGCACGTCTCGCCCTGCAGATGAAGTGCTGCACCATCGATCAATCCCGCAGCAAGCAACAGCCGCGCACTGTCCGCGCCAGCCTCGAGAGCGACGGCAATATCGTCTGGCGGCAAATGGCCGACATCCCGGGTGACGAGACGCGCACCGAGATCGCTGTCGAGCTGAACCTCAGCCGCCGGGCAACGGGCGACGGCGGGATGCCCCGGCAGATCAACCGAATTAGCAATAATGGTTGCGGCGGCATCGGCCTGCGCAGCGGTTCGCGCCAGAACCGTGACTGCGTCAGCAATACCGAGTGAGAAACTGCGCCCACGCCATCCGCTGGTCGCGACACCTCGTGTCGGATCGCTCGCCGCAATGACCGTCGTCCCGATCAAGGCCGGTGTATCGGGCCGGTTCACCAGACCAACTCTGAAATGCTCGTCATTGGCAAGATGCAGCGCGATATCGCCGCCGTTGTTGACATAGGCACGATCAAGATCGGCCGCTTGCGTCATGGCGCCAAGAATTTCCTCGGCGACGGAACCGGCGACCGCCGCCATCGGCGTGATGAAATGATCCGTGGCAAACGGCGCGACCGCGTCATGCATGCGACGTGCGACAACGCCGTTCAAGGAGCAGACGTCAGGCCGCGCAGCCTTGCGCAGTTCCAGCAACTCTTCGCAAAGTTCGTCGAGGAGTCCGGTGAATTGCCGAATGGAAGCTTCATATGCCGCACGAACAGCAGCCCCCGCGCCACGCGCCTCCACAATCAGATCGATGGGACCATCCTGCAGGTGAAGCCGCCTGCCGTCCGCCAGCCATCCAATCTGCGGGAGCCGTGTCATGGGCGCGATCTCGGCTCAGAAGTTTGTCGCGGCAATTGACGGATTTCCGTGCTGTCCTTCAATGACGCCAATGGCCGCACGTGATCCATGTGACCGCCGAGCGCGGCATAATCCGAAAGCCGCAGGGTGAACTCGATGGGCGCGACCAGCGCAGGTGTCGGCACATAGCCAAAGGCTCCCTCCGGAACCTGAGTCACGTCGACCATGAAAGTGATGCCGCCGCCCGGCCAGACATAGACCGGCGCACCGCCGCAGGTTACCGACGTCAGCGCATCCTTCACGGATCGCGTGAGCCGCACGGGGTTGTCGGTGACGCCCGCCCTCAGCGATCCGCCCGCGCCGCCCATGAACAGCACCGTGCACAGGGCCGGTTCGCAGTTTTCCTGAATCCGCTCAACCGATAGCTTGAGGTCGGCCGGCATCTCTTTCTCGACGGGTTTCAGCGCCTCGTCGAGTTCGAAATAAGCGGCGTGTTCGCCGGTGGTGCTCACCATCATCATCCGCATGCCGGGATGCGCGGTCTTGGGATCGAACGGACCCAGCACCGAAAGAGGATCGGAGATGTTGGTCCCGCCCCAGCCGGTGCCGGGTTCGGCGACCTGGAAATAGCGCCCGGGTGTCGAGCGCCGGCCCTTCATCTTGATACCGGTGTCGGGAATATCGAGAAGCTTGCCCGCCTGATGCTCCGACAGGACGCCGGTGATGTGATCGTCGACCACGACCACTTCATCAACCTTGCCATGCCACTGCTTGGCGAACATGCCGATTGTCGCAGAGCCGCAGCCGACGCGCATGCGCTCTTCGGGAACGCCGTTGACGATCGGCGGGTAACCAGCCTGCACCACCACCGTCGCGCCACCGTCGATTGTGAGTTCGACAGGCTTTCCGTTGGACAGATCCATCAGCGCGTCACAAGTGATACGCCCCTCTTTCTTCGATCCCCCGGTCAGGTGATGCACGCCGCCGAGCGACAGCATCTGCGAGCCATATTCTCCGGTCGTGACGTGCCCCACCGCCTCGCCCTGCACGCGCACCGTCGCGGTTTCAGGCCCGAGATAGCGATCGGTATCGATCTTCACCTTGACGCCGCAGTAGCTGAAGATGCCCTCGGTCACCACCGTGACCATATCGACACCGTCTATCTCGGAAGAAACGATGAATGGCGCAGGCTTGTAATCGGGATAGGTCGTGCCGGCACCGATGGCCGTGACGAAAACGCCAGGCTCATGAACGATCTTGCCGTCCCAATCGCCACCGGCCTGAAACGGAACCAGCCGACCGCCATGCGAAACCGTGCGCTCGAGCACGACATGCGG is from Afipia massiliensis and encodes:
- a CDS encoding ABC transporter ATP-binding protein — translated: MSVAPTLLAVEGLTKSYGGVHAVRGVSFSLMAGEILALIGPNGAGKSTCFDMLNGQNMPDSGKIHLLGQDTVGKKPRTIWRLGVGRTFQITATFPTMTVRENVQVPLVSYNSELFNMWRSTAGFERTEADRLLDLVGMSGYADRPCGELAYGDLKRLELAIALANQPKLLLMDEPTAGMAPRERIALMQLTARIAREKSIGVLFTEHDMDVVFEHADRILVLNRGSLIAEGSPEEVRRNPQVRAIYLGEGLVYDARHREGASA
- a CDS encoding ABC transporter permease, with amino-acid sequence MSFYFVQFLTGLASAASLFLVASGLSIIFGVTRIVNFAHGAFYMLGAYVAFTLTERLSGALGFWGGIVVAALVVAVLGVLVEMVLLRRIYKSPELFQLLATFGLTLMVQDIVVLIWGPDDLVGRRAPGFRGAVDFFGQNIPTYDLFLIVLSPVVLGALWLLFRRTRWGVLVRAATQDRDMVAALGVNQKWLFTSVFALGVFLAALGGALQIPRDAVHHAMDLRIIVDVFVVVVIGGLGSIIGAFVAAVLVSELNAFGILIFPKISIILVFLVMAAVLIVRPWGLFGKPEAPARKTPGLTVRPWRPLTMNERFATLAVLIVAAALPLFGGNYALNVGAEIAIFVVFAASLHFLMSVGGLASFGHAAYFGLGAYGVAFFAKAAGLPMIACLLLGPLFGLFGAAIFGFFAVQLSGVYFAMLTLAFAQIVWSIAFQWVSVTGGDNGILGVWPAAWAAGPASFYWLSLGIATLAVVVLRIIVFSPFGYALRATRDSILRSEAIGIDGKRIQWTAFVIAGTVAGVAGALFAYLKGSVFPDSLGISLSVDALVMVLLGGVETVSGAVVGAIVFKALNIWLVSQTDLSKLVLGAIIVLIVVAFPKGIVGMIETIRARRQSQSSKSAIVASRIETAE
- a CDS encoding ABC transporter substrate-binding protein; the protein is MQRRKFLLKGLLGTSLCVVFGSMATSAMAQSGEIKIGEINSYSLLPAFTEPYRKGWQLAVEEVNAAGGINGKKLVVVSKDDSGKPADAQTAANELVSNENVVMLTGTFLSNIGLAVSDFAKQKKVFFLAAEPLTDAITWSKGNRYTFRLRPSNYMQAAMLVDEAAKLPAKRWATIAPNYEYGQSAVGIFKKLLSEKRPDIQWVDEQWPPQGKIDAGPIVQALANANPEAILNVTFGADLVKFVREGNTRGLFKDRSVVSFLTGEPEYLDPLKEETPSGWIVTGYPWYSIKTPEHDAFLKAYQGKFNDYPRLGSIVGYQTIKAAAAILTKANSTDPEKMIAAAEGLSMSSPFGQITFRKNDHQSTLGAYVGKTALKDGKGVMVDSVYRKGEDFLPSDAEVEKLRPKD
- a CDS encoding amino acid synthesis family protein → MSAVIRKIVIVVEETLMEGGRNVSPPTRRAAAIAVIDNPFSGKFVDDLAPLIAIGEELGELLAARAVAALGIEGSKAQSYGKAAAVGENGELEHAAAILHPKMGAPVRKVLGKGAALIPSSKKRGGLGTVLDIPLGHKDAAFVRSHFDGMEVQINDAPRANEIMVAVAVTDSGRPLPRVGGLTIEEIKGEDGLR
- a CDS encoding amino acid synthesis family protein, yielding MSEIAIRKRVTLIEEIFHEGGKPAVRPLRRGAILCVIRNPFAGRYVEDIAGFMDDLTPLGIAMAGALLKALGGDPAVIQGYGKGAIIGSAGELEHGALWHVPGGYAMREILGEAKAIVPSAKKVGGPGARLDVPVTHINASYVRSHFDAMEVGISDAPRADELLLALVMTTGSRIHARVGGLKASEIKGEDGLR
- a CDS encoding UPF0280 family protein; amino-acid sequence: MTRLPQIGWLADGRRLHLQDGPIDLIVEARGAGAAVRAAYEASIRQFTGLLDELCEELLELRKAARPDVCSLNGVVARRMHDAVAPFATDHFITPMAAVAGSVAEEILGAMTQAADLDRAYVNNGGDIALHLANDEHFRVGLVNRPDTPALIGTTVIAASDPTRGVATSGWRGRSFSLGIADAVTVLARTAAQADAAATIIANSVDLPGHPAVARCPAAEVQLDSDLGARLVTRDVGHLPPDDIAVALEAGADSARLLLAAGLIDGAALHLQGETCVVALRIADGVAPLQRSTVRTESLMYV